Genomic DNA from Desulfurivibrio alkaliphilus AHT 2:
TGGCTGTTTTCTACAAAAATATTACGTCGCCAAGAATACCCTTTTAGTTGATTCCCGCGAGGAAATGCTTGCACGGTATTACCTAGACGGTCGAAGAAACAATCTTCAACGAGTATATCTTTGCCCGATGAACCGGTAGTAACAACACCTGAAGCGCTGCCAACCTCCCACTCGGCATGAGCCCCCGTAATTCCTGATATTATAAGGTTTTGCGAGTTTCCTATATTAATCATGATAGTGTTGGCGTTTACGTTAAGTGTTGGCCGGGGGCCAATTCCATAAGAGGCAAGGATAATACGGGCTTGGGTCGATGGGCCTGACCTGTTACTCCAACCACTGAATACTTCATTATTCCACTTATCTCCACGCTTTAGAAGCAGGATGTCCGGAAATCCATTGCGGACCTGGGCGACGCCAGCGGCTACCGTTGCATAAGCGTTCACGGATCCACTGGGCTGAAACATCCCGTTCACATCAAAGGTGATATCGGAAATACCGTAATGCTTGCCCGTACTGTCATTGCCCTCTGAGCTGGACACAAAAATCACCCGGGCATCTTCGTACCCATTTTGGAGCATCGCTGAAAAATTAGTCCATCCAACCTCTGTAAGCGGCAGACCAGTAAAATCGTGAATATCAGCGGGTAGCCTTGGCCAGACCATTACGCCTATTGGTCTGGATAAAGCACTATTTGCAACGACAAGCATCAACGCAGTTACAACAAAGACATAGAAGCAACATTTACAGTTTTTCATGGCGCACCTCCAACTATGAGTTAGTTGACCATTTTGCAGTTAGTCTGTCAATTAGATCATCAGAATAAAAATGTTTAATAAACTTTGTAGAATATATTTTATTACAGGTCTCTCTTGATAACTTTAGATTATTTTTTACATACTCGTGTATCTCATGATATTTGTCGTTTTTATGAAGATGGGAGTGGATCAGATTAAAACGATCTTCTCCCAAACCAAAAAGTTGTGCTGCACCTTGCTTGAAGCCATTTGATAAATCTTCAAATCTCAACAATAAAATTTCGAAACGATCATCTTTGATTATCTGGTAACCTTGGTCAACATCAAATCGGTGATCATATACATTAACACCTGTTTCTTCCCCAAAAACCTCATCGTACCAATTGCTCAACAACCAACCGGAGGGGTCATCTCGGTCAAAAAGGGTCTGAAAATAATCGATTACCGGACTCTTATTTCCCTCACAATATTTTTCCAGCACTTCCACAAACTGCCCCTTGGGGTTAAGAAAATGCAGGGAAACAAAAACACTGATCGGCTCGCGAAAAATACTAATAATTTTCCAGGGTTTAGGATATGAACCATCACCAATTTTGGAGATAACCTC
This window encodes:
- a CDS encoding putative capsular polysaccharide synthesis family protein; this translates as MNIIKRLELMVTGFVVNSPAPIYNGARVIQNLFDCRKINKAVRQGTPLVLIYQYGRVASTSVYASVLAANLDMPVYHVHTLSSARAVEWIDRARRNGRRIDRNFVLGKLLGEVISKIGDGSYPKPWKIISIFREPISVFVSLHFLNPKGQFVEVLEKYCEGNKSPVIDYFQTLFDRDDPSGWLLSNWYDEVFGEETGVNVYDHRFDVDQGYQIIKDDRFEILLLRFEDLSNGFKQGAAQLFGLGEDRFNLIHSHLHKNDKYHEIHEYVKNNLKLSRETCNKIYSTKFIKHFYSDDLIDRLTAKWSTNS